The segment cccgctcccccaAGGCTGCATCCAGGGAAAAGCCCCGCTCACCAGGTCCTCCACCGTGGCGGGGCCCCGGGATCGGAGCCTCAGGGTCCCTCTGCCAGTGCCCAGCTGGGGGCCGGAGCCCGGGCGGCCGCCACTCGAGCGCTGGCCGATCATGTCTGTTGGGGCCGTAGCAGGAGAGGGCGGCTTGAGGacccccagccagcctggtcttAGGACACGCCCACCCCCAGCCGCAGAAGCGCAGGACCCCTGAGTTGGGCTTGGCATGGATAGGAGGTGACAACCAGGGATCAGGTGTGGCTAAACGCTGGAGCAGACTGGAGGGGCCCCTGACTGCTAGCCatagcccccctcccccaccccggaagTGCTTTagagtcccccacccccaccacagggGCCTCAGGCCCATTCCTGAGAGGCAGTGAAGCCAGATGGAAAAgtcagggccagggcaggccagggtTGGGGGCGCTTGGCTGGGCTAATGGCTCCTGGAAGCCGGGCGTGGGGGCAACTTCCTCCTGGCGCCTGCCCttctcccaggctgggctgggagccagcaCCCCCTCCTGGGACCaggcggggtggggcagggcgtgCGTGGGGGGGCGGCCCCCTCTTTTCCCACCGTGGCAGGCTGGGCTTCGGGCGCCACCTGCTGGTGGCTCCTGGTCCTACAGGCCTAGGTCGTCTGTGTGCGTGGTGTGCGTGttgggtgcgtgtgtgtgcgtgggggggggggcggacgcTGGCTCACCGAAGGCCTTGCGGGGCTCTGTGAGCTTCAGCGTGAAGGTGCGGCCTCGGGGCAGCTCCTTGAGCAGCCGGGCCACCTCGTAATGCCGGCAGCCCAGCAGGCTCTGCCCGTTGATGGCTTCGATCATGTCGCCGACGCTGATGAGTTGCATGTGGTCGATCACGCTGCCCTCCTTGATGcgctgcgggggcggggcgggacgtGTTTAGGGGAGTGGTCAGGGGCGTGACaggcccgcggccccgcccccgggctgcggaggccccgcccaccttgATGAAGGCGTAGCCGGCGCCATTGTCAGTGATGGTGAGCCCCAGCGCGTCCTCGGATTTGAACACCTCCACCTCCTTGCGCTGCCCCTTCACGTGGGCGAAGATGAAGTCCTCCAGGCCGATCTGGCCCCCCAGGAGCTTGTCCATGTCCACTTTGTGGGTGTTGAGTGTGCAGAACATCACCTGCGGGCAAACAGCCTGGACCCGGATCCTCCCTCCCCCGGGGCCTCGGCCTACTTCCGGCTCAGCCCCGCGCCCTCCCTGCTGGGAGACCCACTGCACTGCGCATTCGTCTTCTGCCCCCAGAATGCACTGGGCGGCAGATTTCCCAGCTGGCCAGCGGCCCCCACAACCTACTGGGGCTAGGGCCTCATGGGAACTTGGTGAGACCTGTGGTCACCAGTTTCCGCGCAATCCATCGGGCCACAGGCCTCCCAGTGCCTGGTGGGAAGTCAGCTTCCAACCGTGGCCCTCATCTCCCACAATCCACTGGGGCCCAGGCCTCCTAATGCCTGATGGGGGCTCAGTATTCAGCTGTGCCTATTAgcacctctccctgccccccataaCCCACTAGGACAAAGGCCCCCTCCCAAGGCCTTATGGGAACTCAGTTTCCAGCCCGGGGGCCATCAGACCCCACACCCCACAATCAACTGGGGCCCATGCCTCACAATGCCTGATGGGAAGTCAGCTTCCCGCCGTGGCTCGCTCTCGTTTCCCACAATCCACTGGGGCCAGGTCTCCCAGTGCCAACTGGAACTCAGTATTCAGCTGGAATCatgtctcccttcccccaccactCCACAACCCACTAGGACAAAGGCCCCCTCCCAAGGCCTTATGGGAACTCAGCTTCCAGCCCGGGGGGCGGGCAGCCCCCACAATCCACCGGGGACCGCGCCTCGCAATGCCTGACAGGAAGTCAGCCCCAAGCCGCAGCCCTCACCTCCCACAAGCCTCTGGGCCCAGGCCTCCCTGTGCCCCATGGGAAGCCAGAATTCATATGGAGCCTGCGGCTCCCCACAATCCACTGGGCCCAGGCCTCGCAATGCCTGATGGGAAGGCAGCCCGAAGCCCCAGCCCTCATCTCCCACAAAACCCTGGGGCCCCGCCCTCCAGTGCCGGCTGCGCGCAGGTGCACCTGCCGCTGCGGCGCCCAGCAGTGCGTACCTCGGCGGCCGGCAGGCGGAAGGCCTCGGCGATCTTGCCATAGAGTTCCTTGACGTTGGTGAAGCCCTCGATGCGGCCCGTGGGGCTGCCGTGCGCCAGCTGGGTGTGGAACACGAGGCGGGGCCGCAGGGCCGGTGGCGGCGGGGGCAGGCCCAGCTGAGgtccgcccgcgccgccgccgcccaggGGCCCCGGCTCGCCCACGCCCAGCCCGCCGCGGCCCGGCTCAGCTTCCTCATTCTCCACCAGAGGCGGCGCCTTTTTCCGCCGCCCCAGTCCTAGCGGCATGAGCGAGGGGAGATCCGCCCCGGGGAGACCTGCGCGGGGCGCGGGAAGGGGAGTCAGGGCCAGAGCCCCCGGTATCCGCGGGCACCCACGGCTGCGGTGTTCGCCCGATGACAGTCCTTGCACCTACCAAGGACGGCCAGAGTTTTACtacttttttgaaactttttcagTGTGCTCTGAGTCCGTGGCTCAGCGCTCCCGGCCAGGTCAGCCCCGTGCCCATTTACCAGATGGGAAGACGGAGGCTCATGGCTGATAGCGCGACTAAGCTctggccaaggagccaggagggcGGGCGAGGGACCACACCCTGGGCGGAAGCCCCGAATGGCTGCAGTGAGAACCACCAGGGCTGTGTCTCTTCCCCCACCACGTGTGCCACACGGTGGCCGCGCCCTGAGTGGCGCCTCCAGCCAGGCGGCAGAGGGTATATGGCAGCcacaggcgctgtggtgcagcaggtaaagccaccgcctgcagtgccggcatcccataggggcaccagttggtgtcccggctgctccacttccgatccagctctctgctgtgacctgggaaagcagtagaggatggcccaagtgcttgggcccctgcacgtgcatgggagacccagaggacactcctggctcctggctttggtctggtccagccatagccattgcggtcatttggagggcaaaccagtggatggagaacctctctctctctctctctctctctctctgactctgccatttcaaattaaaaataaataaatccttaaaaaataaataaaatgttacctTCAATATGAG is part of the Oryctolagus cuniculus chromosome 16, mOryCun1.1, whole genome shotgun sequence genome and harbors:
- the GIPC1 gene encoding PDZ domain-containing protein GIPC1, which codes for MPLGLGRRKKAPPLVENEEAEPGRGGLGVGEPGPLGGGGAGGPQLGLPPPPPALRPRLVFHTQLAHGSPTGRIEGFTNVKELYGKIAEAFRLPAAEVMFCTLNTHKVDMDKLLGGQIGLEDFIFAHVKGQRKEVEVFKSEDALGLTITDNGAGYAFIKRIKEGSVIDHMQLISVGDMIEAINGQSLLGCRHYEVARLLKELPRGRTFTLKLTEPRKAFDMIGQRSSGGRPGSGPQLGTGRGTLRLRSRGPATVEDLPSAFEEKAIEKVDDLLESYMGIRDTELAATMVELGKDKRNPDELAEALDERLGDFAFPDEFVFDVWGAIGDAKVGRY